The following DNA comes from Sphingorhabdus sp. M41.
CGCCGCCGGAGGAAAGCAACGCATGCCGGTGCGCGAATATTATCCCGGCAAAAAACCCTATCGCATGTGTTATGTCGAGGACCCGTTCGGAATAGTGTTCGAGATTTACAGCCACAGCTATGAACTGACCTACTCCGACGGGGCCTATTCTTAGCAGATTTACTCGGTTTAGTGGGTGGTGTTGAGCCCGTATTCGAACGCGTTCGGGACTCGGCCAAGCAACCGAAACGCTGGAAGCGCGTTATCTGCAACAAGAACAATCAAAACAAAATATAAGGCAAAAATCATGAAAATTCTAATGGTCCTCACATCGCACGACCAGCTTGGCGACACCGGCAAGAAGACCGGCTTCTGGCTCGAGGAATTTGCCGCGCCTTATTATGTGTTCAAGGATGCTGGCGCTGACATCACCCTTGCTTCGCCAAAGGGCGGACAGCCACCGCTCGATCCGTCTAGCGACACAGACGACGCCCAGACTGATGACACAAAGCGTTTCAAGTCGGATGAAGCCGCGCAAAAGGAGCTTGCCAATACAGCTGTGCTCTCAGCTGTTTCGGCCGACGGATTCGACGCAATCTTCTATCCTGGTGGGCACGGCCCGCTCTGGGACCTGGCAGAAGATAATGACAGCAAGGCGTTGATCGAAGCATTTGCAGCCAGCGACCGTCCATTCGGTGCGGTTTGCCACGCTCCGGCAATTTTCAAACATACAAAGGATGCGGACGGCAAGCCGTTGGTCTCCGGCAAAAAGGTGACTGGCTTTACCAATAGTGAGGAAGAAGGCGTCGGCCTGACTGACATTGTACCCTTCCTGGTCGAGGACATGCTGAAAGAAAATGGCGGCGAATATCGCAAAGGCGACGACTGGGCCTCTTTCGTTGTCGTTGATGGCAAACTCGTGACCGGCCAGAACCCGGCATCATCGGCAGAAGCTGCGCGTCAATTGCTAGGCCTACTGTAAATTACCAGAAACGGAGCGACTTATGAATATTCTTATCGCCGGTGCAACCGGCAACACCGGGCTGCGTCTGGTCGATCAGTTGACAGCGAAAGGCCATTCGCCAATCGCGCTGGTGCGTGAATCGTCGGATACAGCGTCTCTTCCCGACGACGTCATTCAGCGCCAAGCTGACCTGACCAACCTTCAAAGCGGTGTCTGTGATGATTGTGACGCGGTAATCTTCGCTGCCGGATCGGGCGGTTCCACCGGTCCCGAAATGACCGACAAGGTCGACCGCGACGGTGCCAAGCGGCTGATCGATCTGGCCGTCGATGCTGGTGTTTCCCGCTTCGTCATGCTGAGCAGCGCTGGCGCCGACGACCCGGATCCCGAAAGCGATCTTGCCCATTATCTCCAGGCGAAGCATGATGCAGACGAACATCTTAAGGCCTCTGGCCTCAGCTATGCCATCGTTCGGCCTGTCAGCCTCACCGACGACGACGGCAGCCGCGACATGCGTTTCGGCGATGATGTCGATCCGAAGGGCAAAGCGGCGCGGGGCGATGTCGCCGCGGTGCTGGCAAATGCGGTGGAAGACAGTGAATGGACGGGCAAGGCCCTGCTGATGCAGTCCGTTCTTGCAGGTGCCTGACAAGAGTAGCCTGACAGACGATAGCGCGGGCTATGAATTCAAGCAGCACGAATTGCCGATCCTGCCGGGATCGCCGGCCAATCCGGACCATCCAGCACAGCGCAAGTTCGCCTATCTGGCTATAGGTCTTTTTCTGGGGCTCGTCGGAGGAGCCCAGAACGGCTTCCTGCTGGCCAACACCGCTGCGCTTCAGGGTGAAATGGCGCTGACACCGGTACAGGCCGGATGGATAAGCGTCGCCTTTTACTCGACCTACGCGTGCATGAGTATGTTGCTGTTCCGTGTCCGGCAGGAATTCGGCATCCAGCCATTTGTCAAATATGCCATGATCGGCCTTGTTGCGGCCAATTTCATTCAGGTGCTGGAACTCGGCTATTATCCCGAGATTGGCGCCCGAGCGATGGCCGGGATCGCCGCCAGCGGCCTGTCCGCGCTATCGATATATTATCTGATGCAGGGGCTACCGGCATCCGCCCGGATCGGCGCACTGGTCCTAGGTATCGGTCTTGTCCAGACGGCCTTCCCGCTGGCGCGCGCCATATCCCCTTATCTGCTCGTCGACGGCAATATTAGTCGCGCCTTTCAATTACAATTTGGGCTGTCGTTAATTTCGCTTGGCGCGGTTCATTTGTTACGCCTTCCCATCGGATTTCGGAAAAAGACATTCGAAAAGCTCGACTTGCCGAGCATTACATTATTTCTCGTAGGCGTAGCGGCACTGCTCGCTTTTCTTATTCAAGGGCGGATCCAATGGTGGGACGCCAGCTGGCTGGGTTGGGCGCTGGCGCT
Coding sequences within:
- a CDS encoding type 1 glutamine amidotransferase domain-containing protein encodes the protein MKILMVLTSHDQLGDTGKKTGFWLEEFAAPYYVFKDAGADITLASPKGGQPPLDPSSDTDDAQTDDTKRFKSDEAAQKELANTAVLSAVSADGFDAIFYPGGHGPLWDLAEDNDSKALIEAFAASDRPFGAVCHAPAIFKHTKDADGKPLVSGKKVTGFTNSEEEGVGLTDIVPFLVEDMLKENGGEYRKGDDWASFVVVDGKLVTGQNPASSAEAARQLLGLL
- a CDS encoding SDR family oxidoreductase, translating into MNILIAGATGNTGLRLVDQLTAKGHSPIALVRESSDTASLPDDVIQRQADLTNLQSGVCDDCDAVIFAAGSGGSTGPEMTDKVDRDGAKRLIDLAVDAGVSRFVMLSSAGADDPDPESDLAHYLQAKHDADEHLKASGLSYAIVRPVSLTDDDGSRDMRFGDDVDPKGKAARGDVAAVLANAVEDSEWTGKALLMQSVLAGA